AGTAAAATAGAGCAAAAATTTACAGAAATAGACGTTCAGTCTACCATTCAGTATTCATCTTATAATCATGATTTTATTGAAGGCTTTGATTTGATAATCAATGCCACAAATCGCGCAATCATTGGCGATAAAGTGGTCAATATTAGTGTTGCGCTAACACGAGAAGATATCACTGCCATCAATGCAGCGCTCTTTACTTTCGAACTGCGCCGAACAATGTTAATCAAAGATACGCTCAAGAATCATATTTATATTTTTAACGAGTCCCTAACAGATCGTGATGCAATACTTAAAAAATATAGTGGTTATCTTGAGATTGATAATTATGTATCCTCACATTTCTTTGAGTCAATGATGCTTCGGGAGAAATCGTCACCTACCGCAATGGGACGGGGTGTTGCTGTTCCCCATGGCTCGCGAAGTCATGTCTACTCATCAATTGTGCTTGTCATAAAGCTGGAGAAAGAAATCATATGGAATGATCAATTGGTTGATATCATTTTTCTTACAGCGATTAGCACTAAAACGGATGACAATTACAATCTATTCTTTAGAAAACTGTTCACGATCATTTCTGATGATGATATGATTAATAGAATACGCATTACAAATGATCCTAATGAAATTGAGGCAATACTTCTGGATTAAAAAAGCATTGTTGGACTCCTTGATGTCCTTACAATGCTTTTGTTTTTTATAAGTGAATTACATGATCTGCGATTGCAACTAGTTCTGGATCATGCGTTACAACTATAAGTGTCTTTCCCATTTCTTGAAGTTTCTTTAATAATGAAAATATGATATGTTTGTTGTCATCATCAAGACTTCCCGTTGGCTCATCTGCCAATACAATCTCACAAGGCTTTAATAAGAGGCGCGCAATAGCGATTCGCTGTTGTTCCCCTCCTGAACACTGATAGACCTTTTGTGTCTCAAAACCACTCATACCTACAGTCTCCAACGCAGCACGAATCGCCTCCTCCTTATCCACACCTTTCACAGACTCCATTGCTAGTTTTAAATTGTACGCAACAGTTTTATCATCAACTAAGGCAAAATTTTGAAATAAATATCCGATTTTATTACGTAAGGCTAATGTGGCTGAACGTGAGAATGGTTTTATATCGTGTTCATCAAGGATTGTGATAGTACCACTATCTGGCGCATCCAACAAGCCCATTAAATTCAGAATCGTACTTTTTCCAGTTCCGGATGGTCCTGAAATTACTGTAAATGAATTACGCT
The window above is part of the Erysipelothrix sp. HDW6C genome. Proteins encoded here:
- a CDS encoding ATP-binding cassette domain-containing protein — its product is MVITFDTVSKSFGDKLVLNNLTLNIKRNSFTVISGPSGTGKSTILNLMGLLDAPDSGTITILDEHDIKPFSRSATLALRNKIGYLFQNFALVDDKTVAYNLKLAMESVKGVDKEEAIRAALETVGMSGFETQKVYQCSGGEQQRIAIARLLLKPCEIVLADEPTGSLDDDNKHIIFSLLKKLQEMGKTLIVVTHDPELVAIADHVIHL